The proteins below are encoded in one region of Polypterus senegalus isolate Bchr_013 chromosome 2, ASM1683550v1, whole genome shotgun sequence:
- the tlr7 gene encoding toll-like receptor 7, protein MVTTTSLFSLGTFVLLCFSFTPAFFSKMWYPKSLPCDVLVENNGTIVLVECKDRQLTEIPKQIPKNATNLTFTTNHISEISQKSFHGLMNLTEIDFRCNCVPIKIGPKSHVCTKGLHVQEGSFAHLPNLKSLYLDGNQLSQIPQGLPPTLTLLSLEVNSISSIYRRNLSELTNLETLYLGKNCYYRNPCNVTFYIETGAFSSLNRLSLLSLKSNNITSVPQMLPTSLKELYLYNNGIEKISKTDFQNLTSLEVLDLSGNCPRCFNAPFPCTPCPNDNPLFIHPEAFNSLRNLSILRLHSNSLKTIESKWFYKTTQLKILDLSSNFLADEIRHAQFLITLKNLEELDLSFNYKQSQYSAQLELSPHFANLVSLRVLRIKGYVFKQLNDNALEPLMYLKKLEIIDLGTNFIKQANLNILQHLKAFKIINLSENKISPSGDSLANSCSANHSDVNLLGATGQYYNGEVREIQYFQYDEFARSCTSNDKEDGSVIPLVKKDCSTFGKTLDLSRNNIFFIDTTQFRDLHQLKCLNLSGNAMSQTLNGSEFTFLSNLEYLDFSSNRIDLLYSSAFQELKNLKILDLSHNDHYFVAEGVTHMLNFTKSLPYLQKLMLNYNLISTSTNTEMESSSLEILEFKGNRLDILWKDGDTRFNKYFSKLYNVTYLDLSYNSLTFIPQMVFGGLPPKLREWYLNNNELHGFNWGELEKLLHLEILDLSNNKLTTVPRELSNCTKTVQKFILKKNQIPKLTKHFLKDATSLRYLDLSFNELQKIEQSSFPENIINNLEVLILNGNKFMCTCDTIWFVLWINKTSVNIPRLATDVTCAAPGTQKGRSVIFLDQHTCQMDSISLVLHVLTTFLTLMCIVTSISCHLFFWDVWYSYHYCIAKLKGYHPIISEKTCYDAYVAYDKKDPEVSDWVLNELLFHLENKEDIHFQLCLDERDWVPGLPLIDNLSQSIQLSRKTVFLLTNKYILSGIFKTSFYLAHQRLIDEKEDVIILVFLEKVRQSSKYVKLRKRLCRGSVLEWPNNPQAQGFFWQSLKSVLATDNYSQYNKLFKESI, encoded by the coding sequence gTGACCACAACAAGCCTGTTCAGTTTAGGAACCTTCgtacttctttgtttttcttttactccaGCATTTTTCTCAAAAATGTGGTATCCCAAAAGTCTTCCGTGTGATGTATTGGTGGAAAATAATGGAACTATAGTCCTTGTTGAATGCAAGGATCGACAGCTCACTGAGATCCCTAAACAAATCCCTAAAAATGCAACAAATCTGACATTTACTACAAACCACATCTCTGAAATTTCTCAAAAATCATTCCATGGACTGATGAACCTTACAGAGATAGATTTCAGATGCAACTGTGTTCCTATTAAAATAGGCCCTAAAAGTCATGTCTGTACCAAAGGATTGCATGTTCAAGAAGGAAGCTTTGCACATCTTCCTAATTTAAAATCTCTCTACTTAGATGGTAATCAGCTTTCACAGATTCCTCAAGGATTGCCACCCACTTTAACTTTGCTCAGTCTTGAAGTAAACAGCATTTCCTCCATTTATCGAAGAAATCTTTCTGAATTAACAAACTTGGAAACATTATACCTGGGGAAAAACTGCTATTATCGTAATCCAtgcaatgttacattttacatcgAGACTGGCGCATTCAGTTCCTTGAACAGACTTTCTTTATTGTCCCTGAAGTCCAATAATATCACCAGTGTTCCCCAGATGCTTCCTACCAGTTTGAAGGAACTTTATCTATATAACAATGGAAttgaaaaaatatctaaaactgATTTTCAGAATCTGACAAGCCTGGAAGTGCTTGATTTGAGTGGAAACTGTCCACGATGCTTCAATGCTCCCTTCCCCTGCACTCCATGTCCAAATGACAATCCACTCTTCATTCACCCTGAAGCCTTCAACTCTTTACGTAATCTCAGCATTTTACGTCTTCATAGTAACTCTCTTAAAACAATAGAGAGTAAATGGTTTTATAAAACAACACAATTAAAGATCTTGGATCTTTCATCTAATTTTCTGGCCGATGAAATACGTCATGCACAATTTTTAATCACTCTGAAAAATCTTGAAGAGCTAGACCTTTCTTTCAACTACAAACAATCACAATATTCAGCACAACTGGAACTTTCACCACACTTTGCCAATCTAGTCTCACTCAGAGTACTACGAATTAAAGGATATGTGTTCAAACAATTAAATGATAATGCCCTCGAACCACTAATGTATCTTAAAAAACTTGAAATCATTGATCTTGGTACAAACTTTATTAAACAGGCTAATCTGAACATTTTACAACATTTGAAAGcattcaaaataataaatctCTCTGAAAACAAAATTTCTCCTTCCGGTGACTCCCTGGCTAACTCATGTTCTGCAAATCATTCTGATGTTAACCTTCTGGGTGCCACAGGACAGTACTATAACGGGGAAGTGCGAGAAATTCAATATTTCCAGTACGATGAATTTGCTCGCAGCTGCACTTCCAACGACAAAGAAGACGGATCTGTTATTCCACTTGTTAAAAAGGATTGCAGCACATTTGGAAAAACACTGGATTTAAGTCGGAATAACATATTTTTCATTGATACCACACAATTTCGTGACCTCCATCAACTAAAATGCTTAAACCTCTCTGGGAATGCAATGAGTCAGACTCTGAATGGCTCAGAATTCACCTTTCTGTCCAACCTGGAATATTTAGATTTCTCTTCCAATCGCATTGATTTGCTTTACTCCTCGGCATTTCAAGAATTAAAAAACTTGAAAATTCTAGATCTAAGTCATAATGACCATTATTTTGTAGCAGAGGGTGTTACACACATGCTGAACTTTACCAAAAGTCTGCCCTACCTGCAGAAGCTAATGCTAAACTACAATCTAATTTCCACATCCACCAATACAGAGATGGAAAGTTCATCCCTAGAAATTTTGGAGTTTAAAGGAAATCGTTTAGATATTTTATGGAAAGACGGGGACACAAgatttaacaaatattttagcAAGCTGTACAACGTGACATATCTTGATCTCTCCTATAATAGTCTTACTTTTATCCCACAAATGGTCTTCGGTGGCTTGCCACCAAAATTACGTGAATGGTACTTGAACAACAATGAATTACATGGTTTTAATTGGGGAGAACTTGAAAAACTACTACATTTAGAGATACTTGATCTGAGTAATAATAAACTAACCACTGTTCCTCGGGAGCTTTCTAACTGCACCAAAACTGTGCAgaagttcattttgaaaaagaATCAGATCCCAAAGCTCACCAAACATTTCCTCAAAGATGCCACAAGCCTCAGGTATCTTGACCTCAGTTTCAATGAGCTACAAAAAATTGAGCAATCCAGTTTCCCAGAAAATATTATCAATAACCTGGAAGTCTTGATATTGAATGGAAATAAATTCATGTGCACTTGCGATACTATTTGGTTTGTCTTGTGGATTAACAAAACCTCAGTTAACATTCCTCGTCTGGCTACGGATGTCACTTGTGCAGCTCCTGGTACACAAAAAGGACGCAGTGTCATTTTTCTGGACCAACATACGTGCCAAATGGATTCCATTTCACTTGTTCTACATGTTTTAACAACATTTCTCACTCTGATGTGCATTGTAACCTCAATTTCGTGTCATCTTTTCTTTTGGGATGTATGGTACAGTTACCACTACTGCATTGCAAAATTAAAAGGATATCATCCTATCATTTCAGAAAAAACTTGTTATGACGCTTACGTTGCCTATGACAAGAAAGACCCTGAGGTTTCTGACTGGGTTTTAAATGAGTTGCTCTTCCACTTAGAAAATAAAGAGGACATCCATTTTCAATTATGTCTGGATGAAAGAGACTGGGTTCCTGGTCTACCACTTATAGATAACctttctcaaagcatacaattgaGCAGAAAAACAGTATTTTTGCTCACTAACAAGTACATTTTGAGTGGAATCTTTAAGACCTCTTTCTACCTAGCACATCAGCGGCTCATCGATGAGAAAGAAGACGTCATTATTCTGGTTTTTCTTGAAAAGGTTCGTCAAAGTTCCAAATATGTAAAGCTTCGTAAAAGACTCTGCAGGGGTTCAGTTTTAGAGTGGCCAAATAACCCTCAGGCCCAGGGATTTTTCTGGCAGTCGCTGAAGAGTGTTTTGGCTACAGATAACTACTCACAATATAATAAACTGTTTAAAGAATCCATTTAA